The following coding sequences lie in one Rickettsia hoogstraalii genomic window:
- a CDS encoding nucleotidyltransferase domain-containing protein yields MKTILPDRSLKIQARLNYIVSQILDIAQDKIAMIILYGSFARGDWVRDLPNGYHSDTDILIILKKGKYKGYTALRLKDKIYTRLKKMGVIKDQIIPYDSRISIILESIDEVNRQLEIGRYFYTDIKKEDILLYDSKEFTLSEAKDLPWGEMKEIAKDYYDYWFNRGKGFLIDSKYPLERKDNPISAFYLHQATESFYSSNFISFF; encoded by the coding sequence ATGAAAACAATTTTGCCCGATCGCTCCCTAAAAATCCAAGCTAGGCTTAATTATATAGTAAGCCAAATTTTAGATATTGCACAAGATAAAATTGCTATGATTATCTTATATGGCTCTTTTGCAAGAGGTGATTGGGTACGTGATCTACCTAACGGTTACCATAGCGATACTGATATTTTGATAATTCTGAAAAAAGGTAAATATAAAGGGTACACTGCTTTAAGATTAAAAGATAAAATATATACAAGATTAAAAAAGATGGGAGTAATAAAAGATCAGATTATCCCATATGATTCACGAATATCGATAATTCTAGAGTCAATTGATGAAGTAAATAGACAGTTGGAGATAGGGCGTTATTTTTACACAGATATTAAAAAAGAAGACATCCTTTTATACGATAGTAAGGAATTTACCTTAAGCGAAGCTAAAGATTTACCTTGGGGTGAGATGAAAGAAATTGCTAAAGATTATTATGATTATTGGTTCAATAGAGGTAAAGGATTTCTTATTGATTCCAAATATCCACTAGAAAGAAAAGATAATCCTATATCAGCTTTTTATCTTCATCAAGCTACGGAAAGTTTTTACAGTAGCAATTTTATTAGTTTTTTCTAA
- a CDS encoding HEPN domain-containing protein, whose amino-acid sequence MINQSDIEELGGRTANYNSELWEVFPQANEEQKECFELLKKAYVDARYDKNYRISKEQLLYLIERVEKLKNITERICLERINR is encoded by the coding sequence ATTATAAACCAAAGTGATATAGAGGAATTAGGCGGCAGAACAGCAAATTATAATAGCGAATTATGGGAAGTATTTCCGCAAGCAAATGAAGAACAAAAAGAATGTTTTGAATTACTAAAAAAAGCATATGTTGATGCAAGATATGATAAAAATTATAGAATTAGCAAAGAGCAGTTACTTTACTTGATTGAGAGAGTAGAAAAATTAAAAAACATTACGGAACGAATTTGTTTGGAGCGGATTAATCGATAA
- the ychF gene encoding redox-regulated ATPase YchF yields the protein MTLKLGIVGLPNVGKSTLFNALTASQAADAANYPFCTIEPNSSKVLVPDERLQRLASLAGSGKIIPSYIEFVDIAGLVKGASKGEGLGNKFLSHIREVDAILHVLRCFEDEDITHVHNKVDPIHDLEVIETELILADIESVEKRLATSEKRLKSGDKTMSEQIELLKEVYKVLADGKPARVLNEILGADNLKQLQLITSKPVFYIYNVLEKDAAIGNEFTKLVAERAKKENAKSVVISSKIEAEIALLESMEEKEEFLKFIGLEETGLSKVIKEGYNLLNLKSFFTIGPKEAHSWTFKDGTLAPAAAGIIHTDFEKGFIRAEVIGYEDYINLGSEAKAKEVGKMRLEGKEYKMQDGDIVHFRFNV from the coding sequence ATGACACTAAAACTCGGAATTGTTGGGTTACCGAATGTCGGTAAGTCGACGTTATTTAATGCCTTAACGGCAAGTCAGGCTGCAGATGCCGCTAATTATCCGTTTTGTACTATTGAGCCTAATAGCAGCAAAGTTTTAGTACCGGATGAGCGTTTGCAACGACTCGCAAGCTTAGCAGGAAGCGGAAAAATTATTCCGTCTTATATTGAGTTTGTCGATATTGCAGGACTTGTTAAAGGAGCAAGTAAAGGGGAGGGGCTTGGTAATAAGTTTTTATCTCATATCAGGGAAGTCGATGCAATACTGCACGTACTGCGTTGCTTTGAAGATGAGGATATAACGCACGTACATAACAAAGTCGACCCAATCCATGACCTTGAGGTTATTGAAACAGAGTTAATACTTGCTGATATAGAATCGGTCGAAAAGCGTTTAGCAACAAGTGAAAAACGCTTAAAGTCAGGCGATAAAACAATGTCGGAGCAGATAGAATTGTTAAAAGAGGTTTATAAAGTGTTGGCAGACGGTAAACCTGCAAGAGTGTTAAATGAAATTTTAGGAGCTGATAATTTAAAACAATTGCAGTTAATTACTTCTAAGCCCGTTTTTTATATATATAACGTACTTGAAAAAGATGCAGCTATAGGTAATGAATTTACGAAATTAGTAGCAGAAAGAGCAAAGAAAGAAAACGCTAAAAGCGTCGTAATTTCTTCAAAAATAGAAGCTGAAATTGCTTTACTTGAAAGCATGGAAGAAAAAGAAGAGTTCTTAAAATTTATAGGTTTAGAGGAAACGGGGCTTAGTAAAGTGATTAAAGAGGGGTATAATCTCTTAAACCTTAAAAGCTTTTTTACCATAGGTCCTAAAGAAGCCCATAGTTGGACTTTTAAAGACGGCACGCTTGCCCCGGCTGCTGCCGGCATTATTCATACCGATTTTGAAAAAGGCTTTATTAGAGCGGAAGTTATCGGCTATGAAGATTATATAAATCTCGGTAGTGAGGCAAAAGCCAAAGAGGTAGGCAAAATGCGTTTAGAGGGTAAAGAATATAAAATGCAAGACGGAGATATAGTACATTTTAGATTTAACGTTTAA
- a CDS encoding recombinase family protein, which produces MQKRKIAAKAIIISRVSTKRQQQSGYSLTGQTSDSKEYCADNNLEILKIYELAESATTGKRKIFMEAINFAASQKEIVAVVECEVNILQSSNFKELEMLKKLIDDEKIELHFCRQNLVIHKYSTSQEKMQWDLGIKLVQYRSDDARNNVNNITEYKLHHGEWISLPSPIGYLHSRDRAKRGRDRIFIDPNRAPLIKRIFELYAKGIYTLPEIIRKNKGMGLNQFKR; this is translated from the coding sequence ATGCAAAAAAGAAAAATAGCAGCAAAAGCAATAATAATCTCAAGAGTATCAACTAAACGTCAGCAGCAATCAGGTTATTCACTTACAGGTCAAACGTCAGACTCAAAGGAATATTGTGCAGATAACAATTTAGAAATTTTAAAAATTTATGAATTGGCTGAATCTGCTACAACGGGAAAGCGTAAAATATTTATGGAGGCGATCAATTTTGCTGCAAGCCAAAAAGAAATTGTAGCAGTAGTAGAATGTGAAGTAAATATATTACAAAGTAGCAATTTTAAAGAATTAGAAATGCTTAAGAAACTTATTGATGATGAAAAAATAGAGCTACATTTCTGTCGTCAAAATCTTGTTATACATAAATACTCAACATCGCAAGAAAAAATGCAATGGGATTTAGGTATAAAGCTCGTACAATACCGTTCTGATGATGCACGTAATAACGTAAATAACATTACTGAGTATAAATTACACCATGGTGAATGGATTAGTCTTCCTTCTCCTATCGGTTATTTACATAGTAGGGATAGAGCTAAAAGAGGCAGAGATAGAATATTTATTGATCCTAATAGAGCACCGCTTATAAAGCGAATATTTGAATTATATGCTAAAGGCATATATACTTTGCCTGAAATAATTAGAAAAAACAAAGGAATGGGGTTAAACCAATTTAAGAGGTAA